The Thalassospira sp. TSL5-1 genome contains the following window.
TCATAGATTAATATGTCAATATAACTGACATAACGGAACAGCATGGCAGATATCTCGACACGCAAGGTCAATCCGCTTTTCCTGCGCGAGGAAGAGCTTCGTCAGGGCATGGAACTGTTGTTTTATGCCTATCGTGATTTCACGGCCGAAGCCGATCTGATTTTGGAGCAATATAATTTCGGTCGCGCCCATCATCGGGTTATTCATTTTGTCAGTCGCAATCCCGGCATCAATGTCAGCGAGCTTTTGGCAATTTTGCAAATTACCAAGCAGTCCCTGTCACGGGTTCTGGGCCAGTTGGTGCGCGAGGGTTTTATTGAACAGAAAACCGGCGTGCAGGATCGTCGCCAGCGATTATTGACCGTAACGGAAAAAGGCGAGGAACTGGAACGCAAACTGTCAGAAAACCAGCGGGTGCTGATTGCCAATGCCTATCGCGAAGCCGGGGCGGAAGCCGTTGAGGGATTTCGCAAGGTAATGCTGGGCATGCTGGGGCCGAATGACCGCGCCCGGTTTGAAGACGAGCTGTTGCCCAATGGCTTGCGTCGTCGCATGGGGTAAGGTTGCCTGCGGGTGTTTTGCGCGTGATCATGGATTGCGCCCAAGGACCGGGCAGGTATATTTCCCTGATGCGATAAAGTTTTGGGATGGGTTGAATGGTCGAGATCGGGTTGCCGCATATTCTGGTCGTTGATGACGATGACAGGCTGCGCGATTTGCTCAAACGCTATCTGGGTGAAAACGGGTTTATGGTAACAGTCGCCCGTGATGCCACCGAGGCGCGGGCGCGCCTGGAGGCATTTACCTTTGACCTGCTGGTGATTGATGTTCTTATGCCCGGCGAGAAAGGGGTTGACCTGGCGCGGTCCTTGCGGGATCGCGGTATGACGGTGCCGATCATGATGCTGACGGCCCTTACCGAAACCGATGATCGCATCGCCGGGCTTGAGGCCGGGGCGGATGATTATTTGGCAAAACCGTTTGAACCGCGCGAGCTTGTTTTGCGCATCGAAGCGATTTTGCGCCGTTATGGCACCCGCCCGGAAAACGATGTACCTGGCAAAGTGGAAACCACCGAAGTGATGTTTGGTAATTTTTGCTTTGATATGGAACGCATGGTTCTGCAACGGGGCGACGAACATG
Protein-coding sequences here:
- a CDS encoding MarR family winged helix-turn-helix transcriptional regulator, coding for MADISTRKVNPLFLREEELRQGMELLFYAYRDFTAEADLILEQYNFGRAHHRVIHFVSRNPGINVSELLAILQITKQSLSRVLGQLVREGFIEQKTGVQDRRQRLLTVTEKGEELERKLSENQRVLIANAYREAGAEAVEGFRKVMLGMLGPNDRARFEDELLPNGLRRRMG
- a CDS encoding response regulator → MVEIGLPHILVVDDDDRLRDLLKRYLGENGFMVTVARDATEARARLEAFTFDLLVIDVLMPGEKGVDLARSLRDRGMTVPIMMLTALTETDDRIAGLEAGADDYLAKPFEPRELVLRIEAILRRYGTRPENDVPGKVETTEVMFGNFCFDMERMVLQRGDEHVYLTTAEQDLLAALARRTGQTTSREQLFELTGGTGSADPAASRSIDVQVTRLRRKLEDDPKQPRYLQTVRGRGYVLYTD